In Candidatus Babeliales bacterium, the following are encoded in one genomic region:
- the rpsP gene encoding 30S ribosomal protein S16 encodes MAVRLRLSRIGKKHAPFYRIVAVDGRKKRDGAFLEDLGTYDGLKSILIRFENERMDYWLSQGAIPSDAVHRIQLLYKKSGVAGGGARMEPEAVEIPVKMEQKASKGVKVKETVTQDVAAQVEQA; translated from the coding sequence ATGGCAGTAAGATTACGGCTATCTCGTATTGGTAAAAAACATGCTCCATTCTATCGAATCGTAGCAGTAGATGGACGCAAGAAAAGAGATGGCGCTTTTTTAGAAGATTTGGGTACCTATGATGGACTTAAAAGTATATTGATACGTTTTGAAAATGAGCGTATGGATTATTGGCTTTCGCAAGGTGCTATACCAAGTGATGCAGTGCATCGTATTCAACTTCTGTATAAAAAATCAGGGGTTGCTGGCGGTGGCGCACGTATGGAGCCTGAGGCGGTAGAAATTCCAGTAAAAATGGAACAAAAGGCCTCAAAAGGGGTAAAGGTAAAAGAAACTGTAACACAGGATGTAGCAGCGCAAGTTGAACAGGCCTAA
- the rplS gene encoding 50S ribosomal protein L19, which produces MKAKQYTRETIRELGMYDRSFPEFEIGDMIIVSVRIKEGDKERIQQFEGDVIAMRKKGASSTFTIRKIGSNAVAIERVFPYYSPLIESVQFVRKGKVRRAKLYYMRNRVGKAARVKEKLITREQREQKKSAKNVSMNNADTV; this is translated from the coding sequence ATGAAAGCTAAGCAGTATACGCGAGAAACGATTCGTGAGTTAGGAATGTATGATCGTTCATTTCCTGAATTTGAAATTGGGGATATGATTATTGTTTCTGTGCGTATCAAAGAAGGTGATAAAGAGCGTATACAGCAGTTCGAAGGGGACGTTATTGCAATGCGCAAAAAAGGTGCATCAAGTACGTTTACCATAAGAAAAATTGGTTCAAATGCGGTTGCTATTGAGCGAGTCTTTCCGTATTATTCTCCATTAATCGAGTCAGTTCAGTTTGTTCGTAAGGGAAAAGTACGTCGCGCAAAGTTGTATTATATGCGTAATCGTGTTGGTAAAGCGGCGCGTGTTAAAGAAAAATTAATTACTCGCGAGCAACGTGAGCAAAAAAAATCTGCAAAAAATGTATCAATGAATAACGCAGACACAGTATAG
- the murC gene encoding UDP-N-acetylmuramate--L-alanine ligase, with protein sequence MYKNKIHLHFVGIGGIGMSGIATILRHQGYIISGCDLNLDQQSVKNLINLGCTVFQGNNTESCHDTSIGVMVYSSAIQSSNPEIIAAQQRGIPTIPRALMLAELMRTKYSIAIGGSHGKTTTTSLISHILIAAEMDPTVIIGGHLKSISSNARFGEGDFLVAEADESDRSITHLHATIAVVTNINSEHLGTYKDLDDIKQTFLQFLNNIPFYGRAIVCIDDAQIRSLLPIPHLKTVTYGSGPDADFYAQNITLNPSTSTFTVFKKNSAIPLGTIEYAIPGKHNILNALAAIAVATDLGISFDSIAAALQSFKGVERRFSYRGVYKGAELFDDYANHPEEIYNTLLVAQKRTKKNLTIVFQPHRYTRLSTLWYEFIDLFMKNPIHHLVITDVYSAFESPIANATGKNLADAIIQCNPSFPVSYIPYEPTHVQLHKKLDEVINKDDLVLFVGAGSINKLAHALAALDHTPITTKIQQL encoded by the coding sequence ATGTATAAAAATAAAATTCATCTCCACTTTGTTGGTATCGGCGGCATTGGCATGAGTGGCATTGCTACAATCTTACGCCATCAGGGATACATCATTTCGGGCTGTGATCTTAATCTTGATCAGCAAAGCGTCAAAAATCTCATCAATTTAGGGTGCACAGTCTTTCAAGGCAATAATACAGAGTCCTGTCACGATACCTCTATTGGGGTCATGGTATACTCATCTGCAATTCAATCTAGCAATCCTGAAATTATTGCTGCACAACAACGCGGCATTCCTACAATACCTCGCGCGCTCATGCTTGCAGAATTAATGCGCACAAAATACAGCATCGCAATTGGCGGATCTCATGGAAAAACAACAACTACGTCTCTGATTTCTCACATCCTTATTGCCGCGGAAATGGATCCTACCGTCATCATCGGAGGTCATCTTAAAAGTATTTCATCGAACGCTCGATTTGGCGAAGGAGATTTTCTTGTCGCTGAAGCTGATGAAAGCGACCGCTCTATTACACATCTTCATGCAACTATCGCGGTAGTAACTAACATTAATTCAGAGCATTTAGGAACATACAAAGATCTAGACGATATAAAACAAACATTTCTTCAGTTTTTAAATAATATTCCCTTTTACGGTAGAGCGATTGTATGCATAGATGATGCACAAATACGCTCACTTCTGCCCATTCCCCACCTAAAAACAGTCACCTATGGATCTGGACCAGACGCGGATTTTTATGCACAAAATATTACACTCAATCCATCAACGTCCACCTTTACTGTTTTTAAAAAAAATAGCGCAATCCCTCTGGGAACCATTGAATATGCAATACCCGGTAAGCATAACATCCTCAATGCTCTTGCTGCAATCGCTGTAGCAACTGATCTCGGCATATCATTTGACAGTATCGCGGCAGCATTACAGTCATTCAAAGGAGTAGAACGAAGGTTCTCATATCGCGGAGTGTATAAAGGAGCAGAGCTATTTGATGATTACGCAAATCATCCAGAAGAGATCTATAACACACTACTTGTTGCACAAAAACGCACGAAAAAAAATCTTACGATTGTATTTCAACCACATCGCTATACCCGTCTCAGTACATTATGGTATGAGTTTATCGATCTTTTTATGAAAAACCCAATCCATCATCTCGTGATTACTGACGTATACTCTGCCTTTGAATCTCCTATTGCCAACGCAACAGGAAAAAATCTTGCAGACGCAATTATACAATGCAATCCTTCGTTTCCCGTTTCTTATATTCCCTACGAACCAACACATGTACAATTACATAAAAAGCTGGATGAAGTCATCAACAAAGACGACCTTGTACTGTTTGTTGGTGCAGGATCGATCAATAAGCTCGCCCATGCCCTAGCAGCATTAGATCACACTCCCATAACCACTAAAATTCAGCAATTATAA
- a CDS encoding YidC/Oxa1 family insertase periplasmic-domain containing protein → MNIRELLLIVGLALITSKGIEYLFFPKTADGVQEIVNSGDSFTAPKAQQVVKPLNTEVDFVDTAVTSEPILTEVETAHAHFVFSSYGASLQKLTFKRNGRGVRDDIETITPVADTDREERCFLVGLTEKTPYQYQLVAREDTDESIVLQYQAEFYAGRILKTFTVSKATCQLAVKIQVIPTVMDQPVQIRLLYPAPIMKDIAATDQISGLVNDKKDFITMHSRDAVAEKGWFAPTFFGAENRYFVHAMIADHNKFVQRGYYKLSGRNDLFSILEGPEKTGEQSWTLLFYFGPKEREIMASVDPRLEQTLGFSGWFGILLFPIAKWLLVLLNMLFAYFGSYGWAIIAITVLIKLILLPFSLQGARSSKKNSEMQRKLRHLQQKYKDNPERLAEERMELMRKEGLGLSGCLPLLIQIPIFIALSRLLSSAIELYQAPFFVWKDLAAPDQYYILPGLIMISMLIQATTVPDNQRMTLVVGALVLGAFGSNLSAGLCLYIVVSTILGVMQSFVQNRFKLA, encoded by the coding sequence ATGAATATTAGAGAGTTATTACTTATTGTTGGCTTGGCATTGATTACCTCAAAAGGGATAGAATATCTTTTTTTCCCGAAAACCGCTGACGGAGTTCAGGAGATAGTAAATTCAGGGGATAGTTTTACAGCACCCAAAGCGCAGCAGGTTGTAAAGCCATTGAATACAGAAGTTGATTTTGTCGATACGGCAGTAACCTCTGAGCCCATTTTGACTGAGGTTGAAACAGCTCATGCTCATTTTGTCTTTTCATCGTATGGGGCATCGCTGCAGAAGTTAACATTTAAACGAAATGGCAGAGGGGTTCGTGATGATATTGAAACTATTACTCCGGTAGCGGATACAGATCGAGAGGAGCGATGCTTTTTGGTTGGTCTTACTGAAAAGACTCCCTATCAATATCAGTTAGTCGCTCGTGAGGATACGGATGAATCGATAGTGTTGCAGTATCAAGCAGAGTTTTATGCGGGGCGCATTCTAAAAACATTTACTGTGTCTAAGGCCACATGTCAGCTAGCAGTGAAAATACAGGTGATACCAACAGTAATGGATCAACCTGTGCAAATACGGTTGTTGTATCCAGCTCCTATTATGAAAGACATTGCAGCTACAGATCAGATTTCTGGCTTAGTGAATGATAAAAAAGATTTTATTACCATGCATAGTAGAGATGCAGTTGCAGAGAAGGGATGGTTTGCGCCGACATTCTTTGGCGCTGAAAATCGTTACTTTGTGCATGCAATGATTGCGGATCACAATAAATTTGTCCAACGCGGATATTATAAATTGTCTGGAAGAAACGATTTGTTTTCGATACTCGAAGGCCCAGAAAAAACAGGAGAACAATCCTGGACGTTACTGTTCTATTTTGGACCGAAAGAGCGCGAAATAATGGCAAGCGTTGATCCACGATTAGAACAAACATTAGGGTTCTCAGGTTGGTTCGGAATTTTGTTATTCCCTATTGCTAAGTGGTTGCTGGTTTTACTGAATATGCTGTTTGCTTATTTTGGTAGTTATGGATGGGCAATTATAGCTATTACCGTTTTAATAAAATTAATATTGTTACCATTTTCATTGCAAGGTGCACGCAGTAGTAAAAAAAATAGTGAAATGCAGCGTAAATTAAGGCATTTGCAGCAAAAATATAAAGATAATCCTGAACGTTTGGCAGAAGAACGCATGGAGTTGATGCGTAAGGAAGGTTTGGGGCTCTCTGGTTGCTTGCCACTATTAATTCAAATTCCTATATTCATTGCGCTGAGCCGTTTGTTATCAAGCGCTATAGAGCTGTATCAAGCACCATTTTTTGTTTGGAAGGATTTAGCGGCTCCTGACCAGTATTATATATTGCCGGGACTGATTATGATTTCTATGTTAATACAAGCAACTACGGTGCCAGACAACCAGCGTATGACGTTGGTCGTTGGAGCGTTAGTATTGGGAGCATTTGGTAGTAATCTTTCAGCGGGGTTATGCTTGTATATTGTAGTGAGTACCATATTGGGTGTAATGCAGTCATTCGTACAAAATCGATTTAAGCTGGCGTAA
- the recR gene encoding recombination mediator RecR — MFNELPDPLKSLIKSLQQVPYLASKNMYRVTTYFLDMDQEKMEQFCRVLLQAQKNVVHCSICFFWQDKDKNCFFCSSTNRDQSIVCVVETWQELMAIEKTGGYNGVYHILGGVICPLEGIGPDNLTINQLLGRVDSDVKEIIFALNQTPEGEATAAYIASKLQASSVLITCLARGIPVGSSLEYIDRLTVYKALSERRPF, encoded by the coding sequence ATGTTTAATGAATTGCCTGATCCGTTAAAATCTTTGATTAAATCATTACAGCAGGTACCGTATCTTGCGTCTAAAAATATGTATCGCGTTACTACATATTTTTTGGATATGGATCAGGAAAAGATGGAGCAGTTTTGTCGTGTTTTATTGCAAGCGCAGAAAAATGTGGTCCATTGTTCTATTTGTTTTTTTTGGCAAGATAAGGATAAAAACTGCTTTTTTTGTTCTTCAACTAATCGGGATCAATCAATTGTTTGTGTCGTTGAGACATGGCAAGAGTTGATGGCGATCGAAAAGACGGGCGGATATAATGGGGTTTATCATATTTTGGGGGGTGTTATTTGCCCGCTTGAAGGGATAGGCCCTGATAATTTAACAATTAACCAGTTATTAGGTCGTGTTGATTCAGATGTTAAGGAAATAATTTTTGCTTTGAATCAGACTCCAGAAGGAGAAGCGACGGCAGCATATATAGCGAGCAAGTTGCAGGCTTCTTCTGTATTGATCACGTGTCTTGCTCGAGGTATTCCTGTTGGTTCTTCATTGGAGTATATTGATCGTTTGACGGTGTATAAGGCATTGTCGGAGCGGCGGCCATTTTAA
- the trmD gene encoding tRNA (guanosine(37)-N1)-methyltransferase TrmD, whose amino-acid sequence MNISILSVFPELYTSFLTTSLMHRAQERGLVSISVESFFSYAEPKERIDAPTFGHGDGMLLRPDIVEKAIEDRERLHGKALKIFFSPHGKKLTQRELQRLVERMQQTEHVLCVAGRYEGMDARVEQEYADEIVSIGDYVLMGGDLPVMVMLEGALRLIPGVISKPQSVARDSFQGALVDYPEYTAPVVWRDKQVPEVVRSGNHALLEEWRCEQSVERTLFQHFDWLRESIITEKEKKQVQAIMPHHYVVLAHGDVLVGPEREKGTTSVTSIDIHDIARSSATYGIKQFFIVTPLADQHRIVTTLLDFWQKGAGIEYNRVRHTAINQVSVLDTIEDAIAAIVKREGLYPLLVATSARQTEHMGQITYYDQAVAWETRRPLLFIFGTGQGLTKELIDRCDYLLPPVAGFSDFNHLSVRSAVAIVLDRWLGNNQKNR is encoded by the coding sequence ATGAATATTTCTATTCTTTCTGTATTTCCAGAATTGTACACATCGTTTTTGACTACTAGCTTAATGCACCGTGCGCAAGAGCGTGGGCTTGTATCGATTTCGGTTGAAAGTTTTTTTTCATATGCTGAGCCAAAAGAGCGCATTGATGCGCCAACGTTTGGTCATGGTGATGGTATGCTGTTGCGACCAGATATTGTTGAAAAAGCAATTGAGGACCGAGAGCGCCTTCATGGCAAAGCATTGAAAATTTTCTTTTCTCCTCATGGTAAAAAATTAACACAACGTGAATTACAGCGCCTTGTAGAGCGTATGCAACAAACAGAGCACGTGCTTTGCGTGGCTGGTCGTTATGAAGGCATGGATGCACGAGTTGAACAAGAATATGCTGATGAGATCGTTTCAATAGGCGATTATGTATTAATGGGCGGAGATTTGCCAGTTATGGTAATGCTTGAGGGGGCTTTACGGTTGATTCCTGGTGTTATTAGTAAGCCGCAATCAGTTGCACGAGATTCGTTTCAAGGGGCACTTGTAGATTACCCTGAATACACAGCTCCGGTTGTTTGGCGAGACAAGCAGGTGCCTGAGGTAGTGCGATCGGGTAACCATGCGTTACTTGAAGAGTGGCGATGCGAGCAATCAGTTGAACGTACATTGTTTCAGCATTTTGATTGGTTGAGGGAATCTATAATTACTGAAAAAGAGAAAAAACAGGTTCAGGCTATAATGCCGCATCATTACGTTGTGTTAGCGCATGGAGATGTTTTGGTGGGGCCTGAGCGTGAAAAAGGCACTACATCGGTCACCTCTATTGATATACATGACATTGCTCGTTCTAGCGCAACATATGGCATCAAACAGTTTTTTATAGTGACACCATTAGCAGATCAGCATCGTATTGTGACGACATTACTTGATTTTTGGCAGAAGGGTGCCGGTATTGAATATAATCGAGTTCGGCATACAGCGATTAATCAGGTTTCTGTTTTAGACACAATTGAAGACGCTATAGCGGCTATTGTTAAGCGTGAAGGCCTGTATCCATTATTGGTTGCAACTTCAGCACGTCAAACAGAGCATATGGGGCAGATAACGTATTATGATCAAGCTGTGGCATGGGAGACCAGAAGGCCGTTGTTATTTATATTTGGGACGGGACAAGGGTTAACCAAGGAACTTATTGATCGGTGTGACTATTTATTGCCTCCTGTGGCAGGGTTTTCAGACTTTAATCATTTATCAGTACGATCAGCGGTTGCTATCGTTCTTGATAGATGGCTTGGAAATAATCAAAAGAATCGATAG
- a CDS encoding Na+/H+ antiporter NhaC family protein: MVISWLSLLPALIMLLCMLITNHLNFSLFIGSVSAALIVSEGGINAAAIKLYERFFEQITDINKLYLYAFLICISILIALLNQSGSAIAFARNIIHRLKSKKNVELSSMALSSLLFIDDYLSNLTVGYVMRPMTDRFAIPRAKLAFLVHSLASPIVILAPISSWTAMITLQLDQAGISSKLDSAKIIGEPFLVYLQAIPFVFYSFMIIGSALFIVSRHISYGPMQTHEQIAHTTGNLLGGKQAPHEPIMSSNAHGSAIDLILPIFTLIMSVIVGILYFGGYHFFGGEQTFLGAIKNNNQTEFILFLSGIITIISAFALTLLHRTIQFKQSFSVIYAGIQAMIPSIIMIILASTLGVFLKDDLKTGTYLAQTVLSAVPFSLLPCMFFFAATIIALITGSAWGTIAILIPIETQMLLSFTTATLPCTIAEMPLLLPILGAIFSGAICGNQISPISDTTIMAATSSGSYPLDHARTQFPYALPAIISTAVAFIVAGALISWGNTIAIFAAISTNLIGCVIMLTFLNKANTPTSK, encoded by the coding sequence ATGGTAATTTCATGGCTTTCATTATTACCCGCTCTCATTATGCTTCTCTGTATGCTTATCACCAACCATCTTAATTTTTCACTCTTCATTGGTAGTGTCTCTGCAGCACTTATAGTCAGTGAGGGAGGGATCAATGCAGCTGCTATAAAATTATATGAACGTTTTTTTGAGCAAATCACTGACATTAATAAACTTTATTTATATGCATTTCTTATTTGCATCAGCATACTCATCGCACTCCTCAATCAAAGTGGTAGCGCAATCGCTTTTGCCCGTAACATTATTCATCGCCTAAAAAGCAAAAAAAATGTCGAACTATCATCGATGGCGCTTTCATCCCTGTTATTTATTGACGATTATTTAAGCAATCTCACCGTGGGATATGTTATGCGTCCCATGACCGACCGCTTTGCAATCCCCCGTGCAAAATTAGCATTTTTGGTGCATTCACTTGCAAGTCCCATTGTGATTCTTGCCCCTATTTCCAGCTGGACCGCTATGATTACCCTACAACTAGATCAAGCGGGCATTTCTTCCAAGCTTGATTCTGCAAAAATTATCGGCGAACCGTTTCTTGTATATCTACAAGCTATCCCTTTTGTCTTTTATTCGTTTATGATTATTGGCTCCGCTCTATTTATTGTTTCTCGCCACATCTCATATGGCCCGATGCAAACGCATGAGCAGATCGCCCATACAACAGGCAATCTTTTGGGCGGAAAACAGGCTCCTCACGAACCCATTATGTCGAGCAACGCGCATGGATCTGCTATCGATCTCATACTACCAATTTTCACCCTCATCATGTCTGTGATTGTAGGCATTCTCTATTTTGGTGGCTATCATTTTTTTGGCGGAGAACAAACGTTCTTAGGCGCAATAAAAAACAATAACCAAACTGAATTTATACTATTTTTATCTGGCATCATAACTATTATTAGTGCTTTTGCATTAACACTCCTTCATCGAACGATACAGTTTAAACAATCATTTTCGGTCATATATGCAGGAATTCAAGCAATGATTCCTTCAATCATTATGATTATACTTGCATCTACTTTGGGGGTGTTTCTCAAGGATGACCTGAAAACTGGTACTTATTTAGCGCAAACCGTACTTTCCGCTGTGCCATTTTCACTCCTTCCTTGCATGTTCTTCTTTGCAGCAACAATCATCGCACTCATAACGGGCTCAGCTTGGGGCACAATTGCCATTCTCATCCCCATTGAAACACAAATGCTGTTATCATTTACTACCGCAACACTCCCTTGTACCATTGCTGAGATGCCTCTGCTCCTGCCAATTCTGGGAGCAATTTTTTCTGGTGCAATATGTGGGAACCAAATATCACCAATTTCTGATACTACAATCATGGCTGCAACCAGTTCCGGGTCATATCCGTTAGATCACGCACGTACACAATTCCCGTACGCACTCCCTGCAATTATTAGCACTGCAGTAGCATTTATAGTAGCAGGAGCTTTAATATCATGGGGTAATACAATTGCCATATTTGCCGCCATAAGCACTAATTTAATCGGTTGCGTTATCATGCTTACCTTCCTTAATAAGGCAAACACTCCTACCTCTAAATAA
- a CDS encoding clostripain-related cysteine peptidase: MKQTLTTMILTKNRLCKSLSFLLYITLTSHAYSAAEYKKYTVIFYVAADNNLYRYAEQKVQSLAALGSNQAVNFVMHLDLHIENNKRQTFRYYFDTNQQVRHINQFDKSTQAMDSGAPETLISCCQWAVESYPAENYILIIWNHGSGPVDPIIGRITTTTPKPKTKKPHTRGICWSDSTKNYLNNQKLEFALSEIKDKILYGEKFKLIGFDACLMGALEIANITKEYADVMVASQEVEWVPGWHWTLSFQPLHNQNMNGEDLAKHIVSVYEKLNNYARRRYTLSALNLNTIEAIENNLHEAAGLLIIALAYQKNNSVNSAITTSRHKKNCTYFDEPAYLDLHHLYQNLLQRIEQFSLATPDEAAIKEELKNVLQSGCQLIEDSVIANATGTMFEKAKGISIYFPESGMHPSYPKTKFGNSNSWLKFLKIYDIMDH, translated from the coding sequence ATGAAACAAACCCTCACAACCATGATTCTTACAAAAAATCGACTATGTAAGAGTCTCTCTTTCCTACTGTATATTACCTTAACATCTCATGCATATTCAGCAGCTGAATACAAAAAATATACGGTCATTTTTTATGTTGCTGCAGACAACAATCTCTATCGGTATGCTGAACAAAAAGTACAATCCCTTGCCGCTCTTGGATCAAATCAGGCTGTTAACTTTGTCATGCATCTTGACCTCCATATTGAAAACAATAAGAGGCAAACATTTCGTTACTACTTTGATACCAATCAACAAGTAAGACATATCAATCAATTTGACAAGTCGACGCAAGCAATGGACAGCGGAGCACCAGAAACATTAATATCATGCTGCCAATGGGCGGTTGAATCCTATCCTGCTGAAAACTATATTCTCATCATATGGAATCATGGCAGCGGTCCCGTTGACCCTATAATAGGAAGAATCACCACCACAACACCCAAGCCAAAAACAAAGAAACCACACACAAGAGGAATTTGCTGGAGCGATTCTACAAAAAACTACCTCAACAACCAAAAGTTAGAATTCGCTCTTTCAGAAATAAAAGACAAAATTTTATACGGAGAAAAATTTAAATTAATAGGATTCGATGCTTGCCTTATGGGCGCACTAGAAATCGCAAACATTACGAAAGAATATGCGGATGTCATGGTAGCCTCACAAGAAGTAGAATGGGTTCCAGGATGGCACTGGACTTTGTCCTTCCAACCATTGCACAATCAAAATATGAATGGAGAAGACCTCGCAAAACATATTGTGTCCGTTTATGAAAAACTCAATAATTATGCACGCCGTCGCTATACTTTATCAGCTCTAAACTTAAATACTATTGAAGCTATAGAAAACAACCTACATGAAGCCGCAGGCCTACTTATTATTGCACTCGCCTATCAAAAAAATAATAGTGTTAATAGCGCGATAACAACAAGTCGTCATAAAAAAAACTGTACATATTTTGACGAACCAGCCTACCTGGACTTACACCATTTATATCAAAACCTGCTGCAGCGAATCGAACAGTTTTCTCTTGCAACCCCTGATGAGGCTGCTATCAAAGAGGAACTCAAAAATGTATTACAATCCGGTTGCCAACTGATTGAAGATAGCGTTATTGCCAACGCCACAGGAACAATGTTTGAAAAAGCTAAAGGAATATCAATCTACTTCCCCGAATCAGGAATGCACCCTTCATATCCAAAAACAAAATTTGGAAACAGCAATTCCTGGCTTAAATTTCTAAAAATTTATGATATCATGGACCACTAA
- a CDS encoding MerR family transcriptional regulator encodes MKMQKRQFRIGELAKKLEVEKFVIRFWEKEFNLAPSRSIGGQRFYSEDDFTTFSKIKSLLYSQKFTISGAKKQLAIPAATVMTPRTTMPQKPTQTEQQLLEQLAYLKKQLDTLKNLL; translated from the coding sequence ATGAAGATGCAAAAACGACAATTTCGTATTGGAGAACTAGCAAAAAAACTTGAAGTAGAGAAATTTGTTATTCGGTTTTGGGAAAAAGAGTTTAATCTAGCCCCCTCACGATCTATAGGAGGACAACGGTTCTACAGTGAAGATGATTTTACCACTTTTTCAAAAATAAAATCTTTACTCTACAGCCAAAAATTTACTATATCAGGCGCTAAAAAACAGCTCGCTATACCTGCTGCTACCGTTATGACACCACGTACCACAATGCCACAAAAACCTACTCAAACAGAACAGCAACTTTTAGAACAACTTGCTTATTTAAAAAAACAACTTGATACGCTCAAAAATCTTCTCTAA
- a CDS encoding KH domain-containing protein, with translation MVKELVEYIVKSLVDGPDAVRVACEQRDAGYCVTISVLDQDRGRVIGRNGETIRAIRALASVVVPKDSDVTIEIAE, from the coding sequence ATGGTAAAAGAACTTGTTGAGTATATAGTAAAAAGCCTTGTTGATGGGCCTGATGCTGTTCGTGTGGCGTGTGAGCAACGAGATGCTGGTTATTGTGTGACTATTTCTGTGCTTGATCAAGATCGTGGCAGAGTGATCGGAAGAAATGGGGAAACGATACGTGCGATACGTGCGCTGGCATCTGTTGTAGTTCCTAAAGATAGTGACGTTACGATTGAGATTGCTGAATAA
- a CDS encoding aminopeptidase P N-terminal domain-containing protein → MMQKQQKKNKDQYDFSVHNLRRVDLVNAVKQQQAMQSQDLIILFAGFERGATAFRQESSFYYYTGLVEPGSVLVINSDGKADLYVPNCMQEREKWMAYEYQMIQKNAVRFGVATIDTLGDQCYGYQFHPFFAQNEYRNIIGLLEKTIAVGGSIFTLMPDAPTGYVDQRLLLDRLKHFIPSVSERLKDISPIVADLRRRKDQSEIELIYKAVEVTALAQEAAAQTLGDGVTEAEVQASLEYMFTGSGARPAFASIVGGGKNSTVLHYHDNNGVLKNGDLVVVDIGAELHYYAADITRTYPVSGAFTKRQKEIYMLVLETQEYIASCARPGMWLSNKDKPDESLNHLAKKYLKDHGGYDRYFPHGIGHFLGLDVHDVGDYMEPLREGDVITIEPGIYIPEEKIGIRIEDNYWIVKDGVVCLSEFIPKQIEDIEALVQDTFAESDDEEDIDDSSEYDG, encoded by the coding sequence ATGATGCAAAAACAACAGAAAAAAAATAAAGATCAGTACGATTTCTCGGTGCATAATTTGCGCAGAGTCGATTTAGTTAATGCAGTTAAACAGCAACAGGCGATGCAATCTCAAGATCTTATTATTTTGTTTGCAGGTTTTGAACGAGGAGCTACAGCATTTAGACAAGAAAGCTCATTCTATTATTATACGGGGCTTGTAGAGCCAGGATCAGTTTTGGTTATTAACAGCGATGGTAAAGCCGATTTATATGTTCCTAATTGTATGCAAGAGCGTGAGAAGTGGATGGCGTACGAATATCAGATGATTCAGAAAAATGCAGTGCGATTTGGAGTTGCAACGATTGACACCTTAGGGGATCAATGTTATGGCTATCAATTTCATCCCTTTTTTGCACAAAATGAGTATAGAAATATTATAGGGCTTTTAGAAAAAACAATTGCAGTGGGCGGTTCTATTTTTACGTTAATGCCTGATGCGCCAACTGGGTATGTAGATCAACGATTGCTTTTGGATCGTTTGAAACATTTTATACCATCCGTTTCAGAACGACTAAAGGATATTTCGCCAATTGTGGCTGATCTGCGCAGACGTAAGGATCAGTCTGAAATTGAATTGATATATAAAGCAGTAGAGGTAACAGCACTTGCTCAAGAGGCGGCAGCGCAGACTTTAGGAGATGGTGTTACAGAGGCCGAAGTGCAAGCGAGTCTTGAGTATATGTTTACTGGATCTGGGGCTCGGCCTGCATTTGCAAGTATTGTTGGTGGCGGTAAAAATAGCACAGTATTGCATTATCATGACAATAATGGAGTACTTAAAAATGGGGATCTCGTGGTGGTTGATATTGGTGCAGAGTTGCATTACTATGCTGCAGATATAACCAGAACATATCCGGTTTCAGGAGCGTTTACTAAGCGACAAAAAGAGATTTATATGTTGGTGTTAGAAACGCAGGAATATATTGCATCATGTGCGCGACCTGGTATGTGGCTTTCAAATAAAGATAAACCAGATGAGTCATTAAATCATTTAGCGAAAAAATATTTGAAAGATCATGGTGGATATGATCGGTATTTTCCGCATGGTATTGGACATTTTTTAGGTCTAGATGTGCATGATGTTGGTGATTATATGGAGCCATTACGAGAAGGTGATGTCATCACCATTGAACCAGGCATTTATATTCCGGAAGAGAAGATTGGTATACGTATAGAAGATAATTATTGGATTGTAAAAGATGGCGTTGTTTGTTTGAGCGAATTTATACCTAAACAGATAGAAGACATTGAAGCATTGGTGCAGGATACATTTGCAGAATCAGACGATGAAGAAGATATAGATGACTCGTCTGAGTATGATGGATAA